Proteins from a genomic interval of Onychostoma macrolepis isolate SWU-2019 chromosome 17, ASM1243209v1, whole genome shotgun sequence:
- the clic5a gene encoding chloride intracellular channel protein 5a isoform X1: MTSNEEDKDPDIELFVKAGSDGESIGNCPFSQRLFMILWLKGVVFNVTTVDLKRKPADLHNLAPGTPPPFLTFNGEVRTDVNKIEEFLDEMLAPPKYPKLAAKNKESNTAGNDIFAKFSAYIKNTNPGANASLEKGLLKALKKLDNFLNSPLPDEIDADSTGEEKCSNRKYLDGNELTLADCNLLPKLHVVKVVSKKYRNFEIPSEFSGVWRYLQNAYARDEFTNTCAADREIELAYQDVAKRLGK, translated from the exons ATGACCTCAAATGAGGAGGACAAAGATCCTGATATTGAGCTTTTCGTGAAG GCTGGCAGTGATGGAGAAAGTATCGGAAACTGTCCTTTCTCTCAAAGGCTTTTTATGATCCTGTGGCTGAAGGGAGTCGTGTTCAACGTCACCACTGTCGACCTGAAAAG GAAACCAGCAGATCTTCATAATCTCGCTCCCGGTACTCCTCCACCATTCCTTACCTTCAATGGCGAGGTGCGGACAGACGTCAACAAAATCGAGGAATTCTTGGATGAGATGCTAGCGCCTCCCAA GTATCCAAAACTGGCTGCGAAGAACAAGGAGTCCAACACGGCGGGAAATGACATCTTCGCAAAGTTCTCAGCCTACATCAAGAACACAAATCCAGGAGCCAACGCAA GTCTGGAGAAGGGGCTACTGAAAGCTCTGAAGAAACTGGACAACTTCCTGAACTCCCCTCTGCCGGACGAGATTGATGCCGATAGTACGGGGGAGGAGAAGTGCTCCAACCGCAAGTACTTGGACGGCAATGAATTAACGCTCGCAGACTGCAACCTCCTCCCCAAACTGCACGTAGTGAAG GTGGTTTCTAAGAAGTACCGTAACTTTGAGATCCCATCAGAGTTCAGTGGAGTTTGGAGGTACCTGCAGAACGCCTACGCCCGGGATGAATTCACCAACACCTGTGCGGCAGACAGAGAGATTGAACTGGCCTATCAGGATGTGGCCAAGCGGCTGGGCAAATGA
- the clic5a gene encoding chloride intracellular channel protein 5a isoform X2 — MQAGSDGESIGNCPFSQRLFMILWLKGVVFNVTTVDLKRKPADLHNLAPGTPPPFLTFNGEVRTDVNKIEEFLDEMLAPPKYPKLAAKNKESNTAGNDIFAKFSAYIKNTNPGANASLEKGLLKALKKLDNFLNSPLPDEIDADSTGEEKCSNRKYLDGNELTLADCNLLPKLHVVKVVSKKYRNFEIPSEFSGVWRYLQNAYARDEFTNTCAADREIELAYQDVAKRLGK, encoded by the exons ATGCAG GCTGGCAGTGATGGAGAAAGTATCGGAAACTGTCCTTTCTCTCAAAGGCTTTTTATGATCCTGTGGCTGAAGGGAGTCGTGTTCAACGTCACCACTGTCGACCTGAAAAG GAAACCAGCAGATCTTCATAATCTCGCTCCCGGTACTCCTCCACCATTCCTTACCTTCAATGGCGAGGTGCGGACAGACGTCAACAAAATCGAGGAATTCTTGGATGAGATGCTAGCGCCTCCCAA GTATCCAAAACTGGCTGCGAAGAACAAGGAGTCCAACACGGCGGGAAATGACATCTTCGCAAAGTTCTCAGCCTACATCAAGAACACAAATCCAGGAGCCAACGCAA GTCTGGAGAAGGGGCTACTGAAAGCTCTGAAGAAACTGGACAACTTCCTGAACTCCCCTCTGCCGGACGAGATTGATGCCGATAGTACGGGGGAGGAGAAGTGCTCCAACCGCAAGTACTTGGACGGCAATGAATTAACGCTCGCAGACTGCAACCTCCTCCCCAAACTGCACGTAGTGAAG GTGGTTTCTAAGAAGTACCGTAACTTTGAGATCCCATCAGAGTTCAGTGGAGTTTGGAGGTACCTGCAGAACGCCTACGCCCGGGATGAATTCACCAACACCTGTGCGGCAGACAGAGAGATTGAACTGGCCTATCAGGATGTGGCCAAGCGGCTGGGCAAATGA